AAGTTTAACGAACTATTGCTAATAAAATCTCGACTATTTATACGCTGTAATTGATAGTCGATTCAAATGGCTCGCCAAAGTTTGGCAACGAATTTATGCAATTAAAaccattttatttaaaattaagaaTACTGACAATTGAAATTAGCCTAAACATGATTGAGTCATTCTACTCGGTATATTgtagaattattttaatcgaATTCAAGATGAAATGGTAAAAACTGCTGTAAGACTCCTATACGAGAGTTTTATCCTGAAAACAggagaaataaatataaatattgctGCAACGGATAATGGAGGAAAGGCTTCCGACTTAACGCACGAAATTGCTGGTACAAAGAAAAGAATCTTTGGTAGCTTCTCGAGTTTTTACCGTAATTGTGGATGCCGCAAGACGTGGTggctgaattttttacacctaaTTGTTTAATAAAGGGTTCCTTCCTCTGTTTCTCCGAATTCGCGTAAAAGCGAACCAGGGATATTAGGAATGATCCGGTGAGTCGTTGCTCAAATTGCAGTCATTCGGTCAGTTTCCTTAACTGAAAAACTGCCAATCGTCAATTTATGCGCATATTTCAATCATAACGCCGTAATTACAAACGTTAATCAGCGGTGCGAGAGGCAATACTTATGCAGTTGGAGACACGCGGTGTGAGTAGAAAACGTGTAAATCGTAGATAATCAATCGGCATTGAATGCAATTGAATAGAGAGAACTTGAGTTGAGAAAGTAAATTTTCACCATATCTCATAGAAGAGACATTCAGTGAGTCGATGATTATGACAATTGGCACGGGACTAATAGCCAATGCCTTTCAAAAGACAAGCCAGTTATTTGCACAACTCTTTAAGACACGTATTTGCAAACATTGTAGATTTACGAGGTATCAATTGGTACTGTAAAGATTGGCAAAGCTCTATTGATTGCCCGTATAGGGGTAAAATGCAAGTGGTAAAAGCTTCTTTCACAAGCTCATACGcatcggagaaatttttacattgtGTCTCGAGATGTCCGAACGTTACGGAAGAACAAGAGAATGCACAGTCTGAATATCTGGAACAAGAATGTTGAGGTGGAGGCGTGCTCGCAATGGACGGAGTGGGCCGTCGCTGTGATCTATGGATCACGTTGAATGATCTACGAGATCGCAGCGTGACGATCAAAGGAAATCGACTGTAAGTATGTAGCTGAGATacatttaaaacaaaatatgaTCTCCGCCACGCCTGTAAGTCGCGCGCTTCTTCGAGACAGGCACTTCCATTGTAGGAATTCTGTCGTTGCGGTaggaaacatttttcatttctctccgCGAGTATTCCTCCGACAGGAAATACCAACGCGCGAGACGGAACGGGGTTCCTGTTACAACTGGAATCAGAAAATCACGAAGACCTCGTACGAAGAGAGCAGTTCTTGCTGCATCGAGTGTTTTTGCACCGAGAGGCGTTTGCCTCGTACAAAAGCTGCATTGCATCTCGCGGATTTATTGCCTCGTATCACAAGAGGAGAAATAACATTCATCGAGGCGAAATATGACGAAGGATTATGTCTAACCCACCTCGTGGATCACGAATTAATTGCACAGTGATGTCGGGATTTTTACGCGAACTCGACATGCTGggattattaattgatttatttcgttcgaaattttgtGTCTTATTGATGGCCAGTTTTTGGCCGGCTCGATAAGTGAACCTATTATCCCGTTATCGCACTTGCGACGTTGTTAACATGAGCATACACGCAAATGGGGCAGAGTTGATACAAGGAATTAGGTAAGCGACTTATACTGTCCGCCAGTTGTTTCCTACCGAGTAATCACTAGACAAGTGTAAATAAACGGCAGGTATCCTTGACGATGACAGGAGTTAAACATCGCCAAGGAGAAATTTTAGAATTCCATCATAGCGTCTGTAAGTGATGCGAAATACGAAAGAAGAATCTCTTGTCAGCCGACGACTGAAAAGGCTCGACATtaccattttcgaaaaacttgtTTTCGTACGCAGACTCCGTACATCGGATCGTACTCCGAACACTGCGGTGAgttaattcaaaattcgtaATGCTGTCTACCGTTTGCAATCGTCAAGTTGAATTTGTCGAGTCAGTGATGTGCGCACTATGTGAACATCCTTTTACAGATTAGAAACTTCTCAGTTGTGTGACAATGAATGTCTTTTCCCACATCGAAGGAACAATCGGATTTCAGGAAAACCAAAATGTTTGAATGTTGTCAACGCGTCGCTCGATCGCATCGGAAGGACGATCTTCGCTTTGGACCCGTGAGCTACAGCCGAGGATCAAAGTACGCACGTACAAAATGAACGTTTCTGATTATGAGCAGAGCCACCCGAGTGAAAGTTTGGTAAACAGAGCCAAGGCCCACCTATAGCATCGTCTCGAACGTTGATATTACACAAAAACTCCTAATTGCGCTTAACAGTTTTTTAGACTTATCGCCGATTGCAAGCACAGACGGCACAACGCGGGTAAGTCTATCGCCTTGTTCCTatcctatttttctttttccccgaCTAGTGTTCTCGGTCGAAGAACGCAGGCTGTTGACACGGCTTGGAAACTTTGTTGTTCATCGCGTTAAACATtcttgatatttcattattttctgcTTCTCTCTTCACTAATTAGGAAAACATAAATCTTGACCTAGATTCAAGCAGCTACCAGCTACTGCTACTCGTTCTATTCGTACGCGGAGTCTAACGCTAATTAAAAGGACAAACACCCACTGGCGATAGTTGCATAACTAGCGTAACAAGGTTCGTCTCCCAACTAGCAAACAAggcgaaaatttcaaactgctCGAGCAACTTGTGTTTTcgaaatacgaaaatttttatctcctaCAAGACCGAGGTTAATCACTAATATTTGACCCCTGCAGGCTTTAAAATGACCAGATGAAACAGCCATCAACTAcggtgtataaaataccgagAAACTATTATTCGGTTCGAAAAGAAGGCGTGGCAAGCACGGTTATTATGATAACGATATCAATATTCGTACAAGGAGCGTATTttttggtacaaaaaaaaaaaaaaacttttatttgtttcaaattagTTAAATCGTTCGGTAAATATATTAGTACATGGCACGTACAGAAAAACTTCTAAGctaagaaagaaaggaagaaaaaaaaaaaaaaaaaaaaaaatgaagaagaagcaATCATGAACTTAGATGTTACTGAAGTAAGTCCGCTGGGCGATTTCCGCCCCGCACAGACGACGCCTCACTCCTCGCTCTCAATCGTGGTGCTCTCGGGATGAGTCTTGGCCCATTCGATGGCTCTCGCAATGGCAAGAGGCACCGGCGGCGTTGTCGGGAAGAAGTCAGCCTCGGGCCGATATCCGTTTTCGTCAGCGACGTAGGTGAACGTTTTGGTTTTGCCGTCTTTGTCGACCCAGGTGACGGAGCCGCGTACAACCGTGACGTCGCTACCGTCGGCGATCTTCTTCACTATGCCTTCGACTCGTTCCGAGATTCCGTTGGCCGTTTTGAACTCGGACTTGAAGCTGCCGTCGGAGTCCATGGACTGGGATTGGCTCAGAATAGCGATCGGAGTCGCCGTCGGGTCAGCGACTTCGGCGACGGTGACCGCCATTATGGCGAAAAGGGTGAAAAGCTGTGGGGGGAAAACGGGTATTGATTGAGACTTGACGGGGAGTGTGTACGAATGGGAAATGATTTTGCTAATTTCTTTGCGAGATTCAAATCAGTGATGAATTTTATCGTGAAAACTGTGAGAAATTTATCTTTGTACTCACGACGGTGTTCATGCTGCTGGTGTTCAATCGACGAGTTACTCGGGCACTCGGTTATTGACGTGTTGCTTGAAACT
The Neodiprion fabricii isolate iyNeoFabr1 chromosome 1, iyNeoFabr1.1, whole genome shotgun sequence DNA segment above includes these coding regions:
- the LOC124183874 gene encoding endocuticle structural protein SgAbd-6-like; translated protein: MNTVLFTLFAIMAVTVAEVADPTATPIAILSQSQSMDSDGSFKSEFKTANGISERVEGIVKKIADGSDVTVVRGSVTWVDKDGKTKTFTYVADENGYRPEADFFPTTPPVPLAIARAIEWAKTHPESTTIESEE